TGAGCTTAGTTTATCCTTGCTGTCAGCTAGTCTTGAGCTGTACTCAACAACCTTTTCGACAGCTTCCTTTGAAAAATGCTTTAGACCCTTTTCTTCGCACTGAGTGGCGATAGAACGTGCAAATTTATATACATTCTCTGATGATCTTTGCATTTCTACATCAAAATCTGCCATAATTCTAAATAGCTTTCTAAAGTCTTCATCATAAGAAAATAAAACACTATAGGTGTAATAATCTCCTATAAGAATCACTTTTAAGTCCATATCAATAGGCTCTGGTTTTAAGGTTGCTGTTACTATATAGCCATATTGCTTATTAAGAGTTTCAATTGTTACTTTATTTGTTTTTAATGAACGCTTAAGACCTTCCCAAGCAAACTGATGAGAGAATAAATCCTTCACATTTAAAATTAAGAAGCCTCCATTTGCTTTATGAAGTGCACCTGGTTTTATATCCATGAAGCTAGTTGTTAAGAAGCCCATTTCATTTTTATATTCCATCATACCTGTTAAGTTATAGTAGGTAGGATTGGTTTCATTTACTATAGGCGCTCCTATTCTATCTGAGTTATCTATAAAAAGATTTACCTTATATCTTTCGAAGAATTTCTTTGGATCTTCCTTTTGAATGGAAAATGGATTTGCAGAGGTTTTTTGCTGTCCCTTGAATTTATTAATATGTTCTACCATATCCTCTTTTAAATCATTAATATGCAGAATTACCTTTTCATTGGAGCTATATTTTTCTACTATATCGTCAAAGAAAAATGAAATAACTCTCTCTCCGGTTTTTCTATCTAGCTCAATTATTTTTTCTCTTAGTTTTTGCTCTAGGTTTCTCATTCTGTTCATATATTCAGTTACTTCTTTATTTAAGTCCTGAGACTTCTCTCTTAATCTTGCAAACTCATCTTCAGAAAGACCGTTATATTCTTCATCACTCATAAGACTACCATCTTCCTTTAAAGGAATAGTAAGCAGTCCTTGATTTCCCTGCTGAAAAAAGAAACCTCTATCTTTTGCAAACTCATTTAATTCTTCAATTAAATTTTGTCCCATTCTTTCATATTTCTGTGCTATCTCATTGTTTCTAAGTTCATACTCTCTTGATGTGAACACCTTTGGTATCTCTTCGTAAAGCTTATCCACTACAGTATCCATATCCTTTTGAAAATGCTTTGCTTCTCCTGCTTGAAAGCTAATTGCCTTAGGCTCATCTGGGTTTTTAAAGTTATAAACATAGACATAATCTTTGTTGTTCTTTTTTGTCTGAGCAACTTTCGAAACCATCGAATAGGTATAGCTGCTTCTCCCTGTTCCGCTTATACCTGCTACAAATATATTATAGCCTTTTGCTTTCATTTTCAGTCCAAAGTTCAGAGCTTCTGCTGCTCTTTCTTGGCCTATTATCCCTTTTAAAGGCTTTAAATCCTGAGTGCTTTTAAAATCAAAATCATCCATATTGTATTTTAATTTTAAATCCCTAGGTTCTAATCTCCATTTTGAAATATCTACTGGCACGGCTGATTCCCCCTTATAAAATGAGTCCTTAAACCATAGTTACCCCTTTTGTGCTTTGATTAAATCAAAAAATAACTAAATAGAGCATAAAAAAATAGACGATGCTAGTATCGTCTATTTCTGGCTATATTATTTACATAGGCTTATCTTTTTTTATAAGCACCTTCAGTGCAAATACAGGTATAGCTCCGAGTCTCTTAATTCTCCACGGCTCTTTTATTGCTCTATATGCCCACTCTAGACCAAGCTTTTGATATATTTCTGGTGCTCTTTTCACTGTACCAGCATATACATCTAAGCTTCCTCCTACTCCCATAAATACTTTAGCATTTAACTTATTTAGGTTATAGGAAATGAATTTTTCTTGCTTAGGAGCTCCCAAAGCTACAAAAACTAAATCAGGATTTGCGTTATTAATATGATTTATAACTTCTTTTTCATCAGGATGATCTACATTTCCAGTATGCTTTCCTTTGAAATAACCATGATGCGTCCCAGCAATTGTTATATTAGGATACTTGATTTTTATATTTTCTGCTGCGTCCTGAGCTATGCCTTCTTTTCCGCCAATAAGATAAACGCTGTAGCCATTTTCACTTGAAAACTTCAAGAGATTATCCATTAAATCAATCCCTGTAACACGCTCTTTAAGTGGTGTTTTCATTATCTTGGATGCAAGCACTAGCCCGATTCCATCTGGAACCACCATATCAGCAGATTTAATTATTTCAAATAAAGTCTTGTCTTTATTTGCGTTGACTACTATTTCACTGTTAGGGGTTACTATAAAAAATTTTTTATTAAGCATTAATGCTTCTGCTACTCTTGAAACAGCTTCTTTCATATCTACCCTATCAATAGAAACTCCCAAAATCGTCATTCTTTGCATTTAGAACTTCCTCCGTTACTGCGATAGTAAATCATATACTTTGTGATTGTGTGTATCTGCAAGCTCAATAAATTTATTCTGATATTCCTTGAGCTTTATAGTATTTTCTTCTTTGTTTATAAAAGCATCCTTTAATTCTTTATAAAGTAGCGTCGCATTTAAATTTTCTACTTCCATTGCATCTTCTCTATCCATCATATGAAGAAAGCTTTGAATCTTAGGGTCATATGATATTCCAACTGGATAAACACCCATAAGAACAGAAAAAATCAAGCCATGGAGTCTCATAGCGACCATGATATCCATATTTCCAATAAGGGACAAATAATCTTCAACATAAAGATATTCATCTATTATAACTACCTTGTCCTTAATATCTTTATCGAGATTTTTATGGATGCTTTCCATAAGCTTTAAGTCTTTGTAAAAATGAAAAGGAATAAGCACAGGTACGCAGTCCATATCCTGAACTATATCAGTACATAATTTTGCCATTTCTTCAGCTATATTATTCCCTGTCTTCCAGTGTCTTACCGATATTCCTATATATGGCTTTCCCTTTATCTTACTTTTTTTCTCAAGTACAGCTTTTCCCATTTCTAATGGTGGTTTAGATATTCCAAAAACAGTATCTGTAGTAACTAAAATTTCTTTTGTCACACCGAGGCTCTCTAGTTCAAGCTTAGATTTTTCATCTCGTACATTTATGAAATCTATGGAATTCAATATTTTCCCAAGCAACCATCTGTTATACTTCTTGTTAACTGGACCTATCCCTTGAGAGTATATCATCACTTTTTTCTTGAATAGTCTTTTCGCAAACCATATTATACCTATATAGTAAGCAATAGACCTCTTTGACGTTACATCTTGAAACAGTGACCCTCCTCCACTTACAAGGAGATCCATGTTCTTCATTTCTTTAAAAATATGCAGCAAATTAGTTCTTTTGATAGATCTTACCTCGTGTTTTTTACTAGTAAACTCCGGATGTTGAGATAAAACTACGATATCTATCGGCCCTTCAACCCTTTTTATTCCCTCAATCAAACCTTTTAATATAGCTTCGTCGCCTACATTATTAAATCCATAATAACCTGATATGAGTATCTTATGCATTTTTCTTGACCTTTTCCAGGAATTTTATAAATAAATCTGCACAAAGTACAAATATAGCTCCTGTTATAACTGCAATAGCAAGCTCATAGCTGACTCTTAGATATGAGATATAAATAGGAGTTCTAATATGGGAAAAGGTATTTAAAATATTGCTCTGCCCAATGGCTGCAACAAGGGCAAATGCAGGAAAGCTCCAAATAAATCTTTTTCTAAAGGCTAAAAATACAAATAAAATAAGCGCTGGATAGCCTAATAAGAAGGCTTTGTTTCTCGGTCTAGCTGGCAAGAATAACTCCAGCATGTTTCTTACGAGTAATTCTATAGATGAAGGCTCAACATTTGATTCATGTCCACTTCTAAGCAGTAAAAGAGCTACTGCTCCAAGTAGTACCCCTACTATCAGCGCTTGCCAAATTTTAATATTTCCTAGCAAAAATTCTTTTATTTCATTTACTCGTAGGTAATTGTCTTTATCTTTTCTACTGTAGCCAAAATAAGCCATGTAAGCTACAAGTGCTATTGCTAGAGGAGCTACCTGTGAAAGCTTTACCCCTTTGAAAATATCTAGCTCTAAAAGATACTTGCTCTGAGCAAAGAAGGCTACCTCATATATTGCTCCTATTAAAGATATCGCTATTGCAAGTACAAGCACTATAAGTCCTCTTGCATAGGCTTGGAAGGTTTTAACCTTTTGATCTTTTGCCAGAATATCTTTTATTATAGCGAGAACGCAAATTATAGCTAGCGATGGGAATACAATAGTTGCAAGCAGCCCAAACAGCTTATTAACTAAATCCAGCTTAATGTTTGCCGCATATATTCCTCCAGTTAAAATAGCTGATACCATAAACCCTAAAAGTAAATGCTTTCTTTTTAATTTAATTATATTTTCAAGCATGATAAATGCCGCAGCTAAAGTTCCAATCGCCGCAATCATCTGCATGCTTCTTCTTGCTCTTAGCGGCTGCATAGGCTGTACTTCACCTGGTTTTATATCGTGAGTTTTCGAAAGGCGTTCCTGCAAATCATCAAGTCTATCCTTATATATTTTCATATCAGTTACAGCCTTGCTATTTGGCATAATAAATGGTTTAAAATATATAATTCTTATATTTCTCTCTGTAATTGCTCTATAAAAAGTATTTACTATCTCTTCTCCGTTGTGGTGCATAGGTATTCCATAATCAAATCTTTTTTGTATGAATTGCCATGTAGTAAAAGCTCTTATAGCTTTATAATCCATTTTTTCAACCAACGGCTGAAGCCCTATAGTTTCTAGATGCTCTCTTTGAACTGAAGCCTCAATCATACCAACTGAAATGTTTCTGTCGTACAGAGTTTTAGCAAGATAATCTAGCTCTTCGTCGCTTCCGATTACTTGCTCTCCAGCAAAAATTACATATGTTTGCTTTAGGTTGTTTTTATCTATAGAATCTATAAACCTATCTATGGATTTTTTAGCATCTTGTGTATCTGCAATATATACTGGTCTTAAAAGCACATTTAATCCTGAAGCTTTTGCTAGCTTAATTTCATCTTCTAAGAAGCCTAGACCGGTGTACTCTAGCTTAGAGGCTTGACCGATTGTACTAGCTCCGATTTTATTGCCCACAAAATCTCTTACAACTGTTGAATCAAAAGCCATATCTTTTGGCTTTCCTTCAATTACCAAGGTATTATCATCTCTATATGTCATTTTTCTGGATTCTTTAAGTACCTGCTTTAGACCAGCTTCAATGAACTTCAGCCCTTCATTTTCTCCAGCTATAACTAAATCGTAGCCTTCAAAGCTAGTTCTAATTTTAAAATCTTCATTCATTTTAAGAGAGTTAATAGTAGCTTCTCCTATGTTTACAGAAGCTACTCCTGCTTCTTTAAAGTCTTTAAGGGATTTTTCCATATCTTGTTCAGCTTCACTTGAATATCTAAGCATTTCATTGTAATCTAAAGTTAATTCATAGGTTTTATAGCCATTTTCAACTTTCATCCTATCAAATAGTATGAATGATGATACGATAAGTCCAAGTGCAAGAAATATCGCAAGTATTCTTTCTACCCTCATAATGTTACCTTCCTTCTAATTCTCATTTTGATATTTTTTGCCAAATAAATCATCATACATGATTTGGTATTCATTCATTCTAAATTTTTGTATGTCTTCATAAGTTGATTTTATATCAAAATATGTTTGCTCCGATATACTCTGATCTTGATATTGAGCGGCCATGTACCCATAGAATTTAGGTACTGTAGCCTCAGCATAATCTAGCAGTACTCCTGAAAGAGCATTTATCCCAAGATTCATAGTCTTTGGATTTTCTTTATAGTTGCTCCAAATTATATATGGGGTTGCAAACATATCTTTTCTGCTTGTTCCAGCTTTCATGTTTGTATAGTATGGGTAAGTCCTATACATTGAGAATCCACCTGGCAAATGATCTCCGAAATAACATAAAATCGTAGGCTTATCTCTTTTTTCTATATATTTATAAAGCTCGTATAAATCATTATCAGATATTTTAACTCCTGTAGCATATCTCGATAGCATATCCTTATCTTCAGCGGACAAATCGCCTTCCACTTTAATCTCCTCAACTCCTCCAGGAACATAATAAGGAGCATGATTTTGGACGGTAACAGCAAAAATCATCTGATTTTTGTCTTCGTTTTCCTCAAGTGTATGTTTTATCTTGCTCATCATATCTGCATCACTAATCCAGCTTCCAAAATAAAATGGATTTTCAAATTCGTCTACAGAAATAAATCTATCAAAGCCCATATACTCATAAACCTTTTTTCTATTCCAAAACTCTGGAATATTGTTATGTATGGCTGTGGCTAAATAATTATCTTCCTTCATATATCTAGCTAATGAGTTTATATCGTTTTTAATATGCTGCTGGTAAGGTACAGAGCCTTCTGGAAGGTGCTTTACACTATAACCAGTTAAAAATTCAAATTCAGTATTTGCAGTTTTCCCTCCTAGAACAGGAACGTATACTTCACCAGTTATCCCTTTTGCTCCTATTTCTCTAAACCTTGGCATTGGGTCACTTGAAAACTCTAGCCCTTCTATTTTCGTTACGTCTGCAAAGGATTCCGACATGATAACTACTATATCAGGCGAAACCTCACCTTGCTTTTCATATGCTAGTAGCTCCTTGTCGATTTCTGCAATTTTAGTTTTACTATATCCATCCGGTTTTTTAATAATAATATTGCTGATATTTATAGTAAATCCAAGCAAAAAGCCATTGTATGTATAGTTCTGATTCTGGTCCCAAAAATAATTAGTAATCGCGTTTGTTCTAAAAAAATCTGCTCTATATTTATTTTCCGAGGAGAAACCTATAAGTACACTTGAAAACATAGTTATGACTACTATAGAGCTAACTACACCCAAAAGCTTATTGCTATTGTATTTCAAGTTTACTTTTTTATCCCAGAAAAAATAAAATGCAACGACTATTAATAGTAAACTAGCAGCTAGTCCTAGAAATGCAATACTTTTTGAATCTAAAAATTCATTTTTCATCGCTGGCATTACTCTAGCCGCATCTTGAATAAGAAAAATATCCCAAGGAAGAAAAGGAACGCCTTGGTATTTAAATTTTGACATATTCACAAAGCCCATTAGAGTCGATAAAAGCAGTGCTAAAAAGCTAGAAAGCCAAACCTTCCTAAATAGAATATAAATAAATCCAGTAAGAGACACAGCTATAATTATATTAAGTGCTACTATTCTGGGCTCACTTGCCATAAAGCTCATAATTTCTCTAAAAGAAGCTCTGTTTGACAGCTCTAAAAGCACAACTAGCATAACAGAAAACAACGAACAAAGGAGCAGACCTATGTAACCTGCTCCCTTTATATATTTAGGTTTCAACTAACCCTCACATCCAATCTATACAATCTGGGAAATATCCTACAATATTATACTACAAAAACGAAGATAACAAAATATTAAGTAGTAATTTATAGGCTATCAAATTGTGTAGGGGTTATAAAATCTGTGTAAAAACCATATACTCCCATATTTTTAAAATTTTTCATTTGCTCAGCATCATTTATAGTATGTGTATATATTTTTATACCATAAGAATTAAATAGAGTTATATCTTGAGCATTAATTCTTTCTGGTGGCATAGTAACAACCTTGATTCCCTTTGCTGTTACAAATTCAAGTGCTTGCTGATTTGTAGCTGAAGTAGCATATAAAGTATAGATAAGTGATTTAAATTTATGCTGACTCATAACTGCATCATACATACTCTCATTGTAAATTTGAGGTATAATTCTATCTAAAACTGATTCATCCACTTCTTTACACACTCTAACAAGCTCTTTAAACTGAGCTGAAGATTGAGCATAGTCAGTTATTTTAGTATCTGTAATCATATAGATATCAGGATTTGCACTCATTATAGCTACTATTTCCTCTATATCTATAGTTTTATACATACCGTTAAATTTAAAATTCAAAAATTCTTCTTTAGTTGGTATTTCGTTTGAATACTGCTCTGGAATTGGTCTTCCATATTTGCTAGCTAAAAGCTCATAAAAACCATGACTAGCAACAAGCTCTCCGTGAACAGTTGGAAGAAGGTCTACTTCAAATAATCTAAAATCACTTTTATAGCTTTGCTTCATTGCATCTAGAGTATTGCTGTTTGTAACTCCATTTACTGAGCCTAAAGCGTGTGCTATAACTCTGTTTTTTGTCCATGCATAGGCAGATGGTGTTTCACTTTGCTTATTTATTACATTAAAGCTCATCTTCACATTGCTAGTAGTAAGAACCTTCCCAAAAGCAGATTCTACAGCTTCAGTGCTAATTACAGTCTTTCCCATATAATAAAGTATTCCATTTGGAATACTCTTGCTCATTCCATTCGTAGTTACAGTTTTATTATTTCCATCAAAAACAATTGTTTTATTTTCATATGTATATTCTGTTGGACTGACCTTGGTGTACTGTAGCAGATTCATTAAATCTTCTACGCTTACATATATTTTATGTTCAATAATATATGTATCTATTTTCCCATCATCTTCAGTTTGTTCTGCTACTGGCTTACTATCATTATCTTTATCATCCTTAGTATCTGCAAAAACTTGAGCTGGAACTGATAGAGAAAGTAATAAGGTTAACATCAATGCTATATGTCTTTTCAATTTCATCTTCTCCTTTTCATCTATTGTCTATATTATGTTATCATTAAAAGCCCACTATTTCGGTTACAGTTTAAAGACAGAAAAGAGCTGCAAGAGAAAATTCCTCTTACAGCTCTAAAATATGTACAGCTTGTATTAAACTTAGTTTTAATTCTTAATTGTTATCATTATTTGGTTAATGATAGTTTATTGTTCAAAAATACCTAAACTAACTTGAAGCAACTTGTCAATTTGCTCCATCAGATTTTCATCGCATCGTCCAATTTTTTCTTTAAGACGCTTTTTATCAATGGTTCTTATTTGCTCCAATAAAACTACCGAATCTTTAACAAGCCCATAGTTCCCTGCCTTAATCTCAATATGAGTAGGCAGTTTGGCTTTATTAATCTGTGACGTTATTGCTGTAATTATAATTGTCGGAGAATATTTGTTACCTATATCATTTTGTACAACGAGTACAGGTCTGGTTCCACCTTGTTCTGATCCTATTACAGGATTGAGGTCGGCATAAAAAATATCTCCTCTTCTGACTGTTATATTATTGCTCATTATTATGCACTCTTCCCTTCACCTGATACTCGAGAAGATACGTTAGGTAGCCCTAAATCAGATAATCTTGTACCTTGATAATCTTTCCATCTTCTTTATATATTCTAGGCACTCTGCGCTGTACCATACACAGTAGCTCATAGTTTATGGTCCCTAGTCTTTGCGCAAAACGTTCGATATCCATACCCTCTTCATCCGAAAATATAGTAATCTGGTCTCCTACCTTGGCCTCTTCTTCCAATGAAAGCATGCACTGGTCCATACAGATACGCCCAACTACTGGCACCATTTTATCATTTAGTTTTACATCAGCTTGTCCAGATAACATTCTGGTAAATCCATCCGCATATCCTATAGGAATCGTTGCTATTATTTCATTTTCCTTAGAGCGATATTTATGACCATAGCTTATCCCTCTGCCCTCTTCCAATTTTTTTACATGAGCAACCGTGCTTTTAAGTGCCATTGCTGGATATAGCTTTACTTTTGATTTATCTACATCATCTGATGGATAATGACCATAAAGTATTATTCCAGGTCTTACCATATCTAGATGATACTCTGGTAGCATCATAGTTGCAGCGCTGTTGCAAACGTGTTTTATTGGAATTTTAAGTCCTTTAGTCTCTAACTCATTTACAACGAAGCTGTAATTCTTATACTGCTCATGAGTATAGCTTAAATCTTTGTCATCTGCTAGTGCAAAATGTGTGAAAATGCCAACTATTTCTAAATTTTCTAAGGTTGATATCTTAAGTATTTCATCTACTGCTTCATTATCACATTGAAGCCCAAGTCTAGACATACCGCTGTCTAGCTTAATATGTATTTTTGCATTTAGATTATTATCTTTGGCTATTTGAGATAATAAAGCAGCTTTTTCATAGCTGTAGATTGTGATGTCTACATTGTTTTGCATCATATCCTTAAACCTGTCCTCTGGAACATAGCCTAGGCACATTATAGGCTTAGTGATGCTATTTTGTCTTAGCTCTAAAGCTTCTTCACAAACTGCAACAGCAAAATAATCTGCTCCTTCTTTATCTAAAACCTTTGCATACTGCACAGCTCCATGTCCATAAGCATTCGCTTTGATTACTGCACAAAATTTCGTCTCGGGTTTAAGCAATTTCCTTATATTATTATAATTTGCTTTCACATGGTCTAGATTGATTTCTGCCCATGTCGGTCTAAATGTATGGCTCATAATGCAATCCCCCTTCTGATATCATACAATTTATATCTACCATAAAAAATATGATTTAAACTATAAATTTAATCTAACCTCATTATACCTTGAAGCTAGAATTTTTCCAATATTTCAAATTCTTTATATCCTAATCAATAATAGCAACTGCATGAGCATAATGCTTGCTATGGGATATGCTTATATTTATATTAAACCCTCCAAGTTCGGCTAGAGCGACTTTAGCTTTATTATGAAGCAGGACATATGGCTTTCCTCCTGAAGCTCTTAGTATTTCTATATCTGTAAACGCAAAGCTTACAAATCCAGTTCCTAGAGCTTTAGAAACAGCTTCTTTCGCGCAGAACATACCTGCTAAGGTTTCAATTTTCTGGCCTTTTGCCTGATAATAATCAAGCTCGCTTTTTGTATATATCTTAGTTAAGAATCTAGAATTTTTTTCAATAGCTGACTTTATTCTATCTATTTCCAAGATATCATTTCCAATACCCTTTATCATGCTTCACCTACTTGCTTAAAAATTCCTCATCGAGCTTTTCAGTATCTTTCGCTCCTACCATAGCATGTAAAAACCCATAAATAGAATTGACACGCTTTTCCAATTTATCTCTTTTTTCTCTATCTACTTTTAGTTTTTGTCTTAGTACTTCTATCTCTTCCAAAACCTTTTTAAGCTCTGCTTCGTCTTTTTTCATATATTCATAAGCATAATCTATGGTTTCTTTCAAAAGCTCTAGATTTTTTTCTTCCTTTTCCATTATTATATCTTGAATTTCATCTTCTCTATTTTTGATTTCTTCTCTTACTTCTTCCATTCTTAAGCGTTGCTCTTCAAGCCTTTTCTCCATGCTAAGATTGTTCTGAGAATTAAGTTCATTAGAAATATAAAGCACATTTGCTGTAATTCTAGATTTTTCTTTATGAAGAGTATTTACTTCTAGTATATGCTTTTTCTCTACTTCAATAAGCGACTTTATTTCATTGCTTATATCTTTCATTTTGTTACTTTGCCCATATTTAATCATAGATTGATATGGAGCATAGTTAAGTAAGAGAGGCACTCTTTTTTTTGATAATATATCTTGAAAAATATCTTGAGTTTTCATATATTTTTATCTCCTATAGCTCAAAGGTTATTAATAACTATTCTAAATTACATTATAACACAATAAGAAAAGACTAGGCAAAGCCTAGTCTTTTTGAGCTGTTCTAATTCTATTAAGAGCCTTTTTAAGTCTAACTTCAGCCATATCCATTTCTCTTTCAGATAGCTTTCTGTTAATTATGCTTTCAGCCAATTCCTTAGCTTTCTTAGCTCTTTCAACATCTATCTCAATGGGCCACTCAGCTGCTTCTGTTAGAATAGTAGTTTTTTCTTTGTCTACTTGGATAAAGCCTCCAGCTATTGTAGCTTCTTTGAAAACTCCATCTTTTTTTATTTTTATAATTCCGATGTCAAGTGATGCAACATAGTCTGTGTGCCCTTTAAGTATACCAACATCACCCTCAGTTGTTCTAACTACAAGCATATCGACTTCTTCGTTATAAAAAAGTTTATCAGGCGTTACTATCTGAAGGTTAAAAGTAGCCATAGTCTACTCTCCCTTCTTCGCTTTTTCCACAACTTCATCTATTGTTCCAACAAATAAAAAGGCAGATTCTGGTAAGTCATCATACTTACCTTCAATTATTTCTCTAAACCCTCTTATTGTCTCTTTTAGTGGTACATACTTACCTTCCATTCCTGTGAACTGCTCTGCAACAGAAAACGGCTGAGAAAGGAATCTTTGAATTTTTCTTGCTCTTGATACTGTTAGTTTATCTTCATCAGAAAGTTCATCCATACCAAGAATCGCAATTATATCTTGAAGTTCTTTATATCTTTGAAGTATAGACTGAACATCTCTGGCAACATCATAATGCTCTTTACCAACTATATCAGCTGAAAGTATTCTAGATGTAGAATCTA
This is a stretch of genomic DNA from Acetoanaerobium sticklandii. It encodes these proteins:
- a CDS encoding Lon protease family protein; protein product: MPVDISKWRLEPRDLKLKYNMDDFDFKSTQDLKPLKGIIGQERAAEALNFGLKMKAKGYNIFVAGISGTGRSSYTYSMVSKVAQTKKNNKDYVYVYNFKNPDEPKAISFQAGEAKHFQKDMDTVVDKLYEEIPKVFTSREYELRNNEIAQKYERMGQNLIEELNEFAKDRGFFFQQGNQGLLTIPLKEDGSLMSDEEYNGLSEDEFARLREKSQDLNKEVTEYMNRMRNLEQKLREKIIELDRKTGERVISFFFDDIVEKYSSNEKVILHINDLKEDMVEHINKFKGQQKTSANPFSIQKEDPKKFFERYKVNLFIDNSDRIGAPIVNETNPTYYNLTGMMEYKNEMGFLTTSFMDIKPGALHKANGGFLILNVKDLFSHQFAWEGLKRSLKTNKVTIETLNKQYGYIVTATLKPEPIDMDLKVILIGDYYTYSVLFSYDEDFRKLFRIMADFDVEMQRSSENVYKFARSIATQCEEKGLKHFSKEAVEKVVEYSSRLADSKDKLSSRYNQLVEILYEADALSDETSVFVTAQDVQRAINAKRYRNNKYEEKLNEMYEDGTLLIDIDGEKIGQINGLAVMGTGEYSFGKPARITASSYKGKAGIINVEREVRRSGSSHDKGVLILSGYIGEKYAKETTLSVTTSITFEQNYSGIDGDSASSTELYVILSSIAQIPVKQYIAVTGSISQKGEIQPIGGVNEKIEGFFDVCMLKGLTGNQGVIIPKQNVKNLMLKDEVVEAVQKGEFHIYSISNVEEGLEILTGLSHDEIEEKIHEGLKYYEEKEEAKDSEDEE
- a CDS encoding WecB/TagA/CpsF family glycosyltransferase — translated: MQRMTILGVSIDRVDMKEAVSRVAEALMLNKKFFIVTPNSEIVVNANKDKTLFEIIKSADMVVPDGIGLVLASKIMKTPLKERVTGIDLMDNLLKFSSENGYSVYLIGGKEGIAQDAAENIKIKYPNITIAGTHHGYFKGKHTGNVDHPDEKEVINHINNANPDLVFVALGAPKQEKFISYNLNKLNAKVFMGVGGSLDVYAGTVKRAPEIYQKLGLEWAYRAIKEPWRIKRLGAIPVFALKVLIKKDKPM
- the csaB gene encoding polysaccharide pyruvyl transferase CsaB, encoding MHKILISGYYGFNNVGDEAILKGLIEGIKRVEGPIDIVVLSQHPEFTSKKHEVRSIKRTNLLHIFKEMKNMDLLVSGGGSLFQDVTSKRSIAYYIGIIWFAKRLFKKKVMIYSQGIGPVNKKYNRWLLGKILNSIDFINVRDEKSKLELESLGVTKEILVTTDTVFGISKPPLEMGKAVLEKKSKIKGKPYIGISVRHWKTGNNIAEEMAKLCTDIVQDMDCVPVLIPFHFYKDLKLMESIHKNLDKDIKDKVVIIDEYLYVEDYLSLIGNMDIMVAMRLHGLIFSVLMGVYPVGISYDPKIQSFLHMMDREDAMEVENLNATLLYKELKDAFINKEENTIKLKEYQNKFIELADTHNHKVYDLLSQ
- a CDS encoding DUF5693 family protein, with the translated sequence MRVERILAIFLALGLIVSSFILFDRMKVENGYKTYELTLDYNEMLRYSSEAEQDMEKSLKDFKEAGVASVNIGEATINSLKMNEDFKIRTSFEGYDLVIAGENEGLKFIEAGLKQVLKESRKMTYRDDNTLVIEGKPKDMAFDSTVVRDFVGNKIGASTIGQASKLEYTGLGFLEDEIKLAKASGLNVLLRPVYIADTQDAKKSIDRFIDSIDKNNLKQTYVIFAGEQVIGSDEELDYLAKTLYDRNISVGMIEASVQREHLETIGLQPLVEKMDYKAIRAFTTWQFIQKRFDYGIPMHHNGEEIVNTFYRAITERNIRIIYFKPFIMPNSKAVTDMKIYKDRLDDLQERLSKTHDIKPGEVQPMQPLRARRSMQMIAAIGTLAAAFIMLENIIKLKRKHLLLGFMVSAILTGGIYAANIKLDLVNKLFGLLATIVFPSLAIICVLAIIKDILAKDQKVKTFQAYARGLIVLVLAIAISLIGAIYEVAFFAQSKYLLELDIFKGVKLSQVAPLAIALVAYMAYFGYSRKDKDNYLRVNEIKEFLLGNIKIWQALIVGVLLGAVALLLLRSGHESNVEPSSIELLVRNMLELFLPARPRNKAFLLGYPALILFVFLAFRKRFIWSFPAFALVAAIGQSNILNTFSHIRTPIYISYLRVSYELAIAVITGAIFVLCADLFIKFLEKVKKNA
- a CDS encoding LTA synthase family protein, with the protein product MKPKYIKGAGYIGLLLCSLFSVMLVVLLELSNRASFREIMSFMASEPRIVALNIIIAVSLTGFIYILFRKVWLSSFLALLLSTLMGFVNMSKFKYQGVPFLPWDIFLIQDAARVMPAMKNEFLDSKSIAFLGLAASLLLIVVAFYFFWDKKVNLKYNSNKLLGVVSSIVVITMFSSVLIGFSSENKYRADFFRTNAITNYFWDQNQNYTYNGFLLGFTINISNIIIKKPDGYSKTKIAEIDKELLAYEKQGEVSPDIVVIMSESFADVTKIEGLEFSSDPMPRFREIGAKGITGEVYVPVLGGKTANTEFEFLTGYSVKHLPEGSVPYQQHIKNDINSLARYMKEDNYLATAIHNNIPEFWNRKKVYEYMGFDRFISVDEFENPFYFGSWISDADMMSKIKHTLEENEDKNQMIFAVTVQNHAPYYVPGGVEEIKVEGDLSAEDKDMLSRYATGVKISDNDLYELYKYIEKRDKPTILCYFGDHLPGGFSMYRTYPYYTNMKAGTSRKDMFATPYIIWSNYKENPKTMNLGINALSGVLLDYAEATVPKFYGYMAAQYQDQSISEQTYFDIKSTYEDIQKFRMNEYQIMYDDLFGKKYQNEN
- a CDS encoding phosphatidylinositol-specific phospholipase C/glycerophosphodiester phosphodiesterase family protein, with the protein product MKRHIALMLTLLLSLSVPAQVFADTKDDKDNDSKPVAEQTEDDGKIDTYIIEHKIYVSVEDLMNLLQYTKVSPTEYTYENKTIVFDGNNKTVTTNGMSKSIPNGILYYMGKTVISTEAVESAFGKVLTTSNVKMSFNVINKQSETPSAYAWTKNRVIAHALGSVNGVTNSNTLDAMKQSYKSDFRLFEVDLLPTVHGELVASHGFYELLASKYGRPIPEQYSNEIPTKEEFLNFKFNGMYKTIDIEEIVAIMSANPDIYMITDTKITDYAQSSAQFKELVRVCKEVDESVLDRIIPQIYNESMYDAVMSQHKFKSLIYTLYATSATNQQALEFVTAKGIKVVTMPPERINAQDITLFNSYGIKIYTHTINDAEQMKNFKNMGVYGFYTDFITPTQFDSL